The region CAATGGCTAGCTCAATTGTACGCATGCGAACACTAGGAGCTGCGCGTCAAGTACGCTCCTTCAGCTGCACTGCGCGGCGCAGCGCGGCGGACGTCAAAACACTGGGCGTCATTGGTGCCGGTCAGATGGTCAGTTTGTTCCCAAACCAAAATCATGTGAAGTTTCCGACATGGAACCGCCACAAGTCCCAAATCAGGACAACATAGCCCCccgaaaaagaagagaacaatGAGAATCCAAACTGACAAGTCTGAAATTGGCATGAATGCAGGGCCTGGGAATCGCATTGGTTGCTGCGCAGAGAGCTCAGGTACCCGTACACCTGATTGACACATCCGACAAGGCATTGAGCAAGGGACTCGCTTTCGCAGGTAAACAGACATGCGGCCCCTCCATCCCGGTCGTCTGTGTTTATGCACAAATTAGCCATCTACATTCCCCCGCTGACAATCATATTATACGGTTGCAGATAAGCTCCTCGCAAAAGATGTGTCCAAGTCGCGAATTACACAGGAACAGGCTGATCAGGCGCGAGCGCTGCTGAAGCCAAGTACCAACATGGAGGACCTCTCCGCCGTCGATTTCGTCATCGAAGCCGTTCCAGAAATCCCCAAACTCAAGTTCGACATTTTTGGTAATCTCGCAAAGATCTGCCCAAAGCATGCTATTCTTGCGACCAACACCTCATCTatctccatcaccaaaatTGCTGCTGCCACGACCACCGACCCCACAGATACGTCAGCCTCATCGCGTGTGGTTTCAACACACTTTATGAACCCTGTTCCCGTCCAAAAGGGCGTCGAGATCATCAGCGGTCTCCAGACTAGCAAGGAGACACTCGACACAGCCGTCGAGTTTTGTAAGAAGCTTGGCAAGATCACCTCGGTTTCTGCTGACACGCCCGGGTTTTTGGCTAACCGCATTCTGATGCCGTATATTAATGAGGCCGTGATTTGCCTTGAGACGGGTGTTGGTGATCGCGACTCCATTGATGCTATTATGAAGAATGGAACCAACGTTCCCATGGGCCCGCTCCAGCTTGCCGACTTCATTGGTCTCGATACATGTCTGTCAATCATGAAGGTCCTGTACAATGAGACCGGCGACTCCAAGTACCGCCCAAGCGTTCTTCTGGGCAAAATGGTCGATGCGGGATGGCTTGGCAAGAAGAGCGGCAAGGGCTTTTATGACTATTAATGAGCTGTGCAAATGAAACGAACGTGGTTCTTTTGGGTTCTGTATAGCTATACTTAGACAAAAGAAAAGTGACATTTCAGACCATAGTTCTCCATAAATGACAGGATTAATCCTTGGAGAGCCTCACATATATTAGTGAACCGTTCCTGGGGAAGGCCAGTGTCTGCGTTGGCCCCTAGGAGAGTTAATCTACAAGATGCTGTGTAAGGAGGAGCTGGGGTTTATGATTAATGAgtggtactccgtactaaTAACTATAGATTGGACTCTCGGCCGGtagagtacggagtaaccCGTGCAAGTACCATGAATCGTTCTGACCGTATGGAGCATCACAAAGCACAAGCTGCACGATTGAAGGCATCTGGTGTAGGCGAATCGTCCGTTTTAGCATCAGACAGGGTTCTTGTAGCCGGGGATTTGGGTGCCACTCAGCGCACAATCGCAAAATCAAACTCCCTTTCGTGGACCAGGCTCGCTTTCTGAACCAGGCACCCTAGAACTCTGTTCTGGCTGGCGGACAAGACGTCTAACGAGAAATACCAGACCACCGAGACCCTCCCCCGTTGCACTAGGGTCGTGAATAGATAGGCGCCGAGAGTAGCTATGCGAGACTCAATCTGGCAAGACAACTCGAGTCAGCATCTTACATTAGCATGGTATCTCATGGTGGCGCCAGTGACATTCTTCTCAACGGCCCAAGCGGGAACATTTATCGACAGGTCACCAGGATTTGACCTGCGCCATTGGTAAGCCTGAGTCAGCTGAAGCATCCAGTCTTTACCAACGCAGTCCCTCCAGCTCTGTATTGTCCAAATGCAGAAGCAATATCGAGCCTTGGCAACTGTTTGTGTTCAGCTTCGGTCAAGTGGCCCCGGATGATTCTGGTGGCTTTAGCTGATTCGATTCTCTTTGCTGGGCAGCCCCAGTTGTGATTTACCGAGTATGCCGAACCAAATATTGCCCAAGCCACTGACGGTTTTGGGGGATTGTGAGACtattactccgtacagcacACAAACGGGCATGTCACTGGATATCGCATCTGGCCGCAATGAACCGAGACATGGGCGTGCCGGTTGAGCACCAGCTTGCTCCATGCGGAGTTGACCCATCAAAAAGTTCTTTTGCCCTGCAATTCATAGCATTGGATGAAGTTTCTGTGGATGCCTGCCACTTTGCCAAGCCTGACGTCGCCTTGTTGTTTGAAGCGGAATGCTTCTTCAGTAACCCATGCTCCATGGGAATACCCAAATCGATTCCATAGAAGCTTGAACAGGAGGTCCTAGGTGCACAAGTAATCGCTTGCAAGTTCCAAGGTTGTGCCATGTGGGGATGGTTTGGGTAACAGTTCCATGTGCTTCACAGTGCACCATTGTACTGTAATGTAGGAATTGGAAACATGGAACACGAGCTCTGGGTTTCCACGCCACCGCTTCCATGGAGGAAATGGCGTGGCAACACACCTGGCTTTGATGGTGATAGCAGCACAAGACATATCATCAGAGTTCGTTGTAATTACTCCATAACAAGATGGGGGATATTCCAAGTCGACCCGCAACGGTGATCGTGCTCttctgtacggagtacacagTCCTGGCTGACCGTCCCCAGACCAGCGGCAGTACTTCTGACTTGAGTTGCCTCGTAAGCCAAATACGTGGTGACGAAAGGTACCGTCGGGCGGTCGGGCTAAAAGTCTGCGTTCTGCTCTTGTTACGGAATTCATTACACCGGTTATCGTTTGTCAGTTGGTGATATATTGCAACCCGTACGACTAGGTACCGACAGGCCCGTTGGTTGGTGCGTTGGAAGCGGAAGCCTCTTGGGCTTGTGGGCCATGCATGACTTGCCCTTGCGCCTTGGTGTCATAGGAAGCTCAATGAAGCTGGTGGCTGCAACGTCgcctcaagctcttcatgcGACCCAATTGACCGTCGACATTGGCCATTGATGGCTCGATGTTGGCTTCTCCCTTCGTCGATTCTACCTACCCATCTGATCTTAGCTGATGGGATAAGATGCAGCTTTCGGGAACCTCTTACCGGGCAGCAGTGGCTCGTCAACATGTACCAAAACTGGGTTAATGAAGTTGAATGCCATGGCGCTACATGTCCACAGGGTGCTGTTGAGCCTGAATGTGAGGCATGCAAATGCTCAGTGCGGTTGATGCCAGCTAGGGCCAAATTCTCGATGGAAACAAACAGTGATGAGTTGATGTCAGATAGGGAAGGAACGACAAGGCCCGTAGTGATGCTCAGCATGTTTAGCTATCAAAGTTGGGGAAGGTGCGGCTGGCTTCTGATGAAGTAATTAACATTTGAAccaattgatgtctggtttgcccCTCCCTCATGGTTGAACATACCAGACGTCGACACATGTGCCTGCCCCTTTGGTGGATGGCTGTAGCTTCCTTTCCCCAATTTCGCCGTCACCAAAATTTCACAACACGAACCTCCGATTCTGTGAGCTAGCTCAACAAAAGACACTATTTTTCTTTTCGGTAATAACAGCGACAGGCACTTCAGAGCAACTCAGTAATTTTACTGTTACACGCAACTCACCAAGCCATTATCCTGGACTTGGCCACGCATGTCCTCTGACTGGTGCGTTGGGCATGGCCGCGAGATGCATAATCTTGCAATAGTGTCTAATCTGACCTACTGGAACAAGCAGGTCCGTTGGTCTGCTTGAACGGGCTCTTCTGCAATGGGGCATGGCGAAATGAGACCCGGCCAGACGCATCTCATCTAGGAACTGGACTGGAGCCTGAAAAGGGTCGTACAGTCTCTGAAACACCCACAACGGCGGGAAACTTGGGGATACTCAGTGCAGCGATGAGAAGCCGACAGACTGAGATCATGTATGCATAGCAGCCTTGGATCTCTTGTCACACAGCCCACCACCAACTAGGTTAGGCGAGACTACGAGCAAGGTTTGGCTCCTTGACCATGATGCAGGTGGCAGCACTTTGACCTCCACGACAAACATAGAACAACAGTCGCACATCTACACGATTTGTACTCAGTCATTAGTCCAGGAGGTTGAGGGACATGTCATTCTTACTCGTCTATGGAaacttgttgaagttgcGACACTTTGGGCTACTTGCGGAGTTCTCCGTTCTGAGATTGCAATTCTTCATATCACAGGGGTGTGCATAGACCGAATTCTGTGCTTAAACATGTCAACCTGATGCAATGCCCAGCACATGTGTTGGTGTTCCCAAGTCGCGTCGTTCTTGAGGAATCAATCGATTATGGCAGCGCATAACTGCCGAAGAGACCTAAGAGACCTGGGCTATCAAAAGCTGCTAATATTGATGGTTCCTCGCGCAAGCAGGCAGACCTACAGATGTGCTCCAGAGTCCTCGCGCCAAGACTCGCCTTGCCAACAACTCGGAGCAGCGAAGTTGCGATCTCTCCAATTTCCTCCAACGAGTTGCATGGTCTCGCGACTTTCAAAAGTGGCAGGTAACAAAAGGTGGTAAAGAGCCAAGGAGACCCGACGAATGACCGTTCTCCAACATGTCGAATCTAACGAAGTGGGTAATTTCCCACCATAAGGACTAGGACtgatgcctttgccatcGCAGAAGCTGGCTCTGACCTAGTTCCTCCTGCGTCCTACCAGGTTTGCTGGTCTAACACGACACGGGAATTGTTcacattttttttttttttcacttGGATCTCCAGCTACATACGGATTAGATCAGCCTTACCTCTTTGACCTCTCGTCAATTTCTGAGGCGCTGGACACTTTTACAGACGTGCACAAAACGTCCTAGTCTTACACAAAGAGCTTGACCCACGCGCTAAATCCAGCCTTTATTTGCCGGACTGGGCCATTCGGCATGAGGCGCCGGTTGAAACAGAGTGGCGCCCTTGCCGGGTTGCAGGGTTAGGGCGGATTGGAGTATTGAGCTAATTAGCGACGGTCTGCACATcattctcaaccaccatcttGCCTTGGTTGTAAGAAAATGAAGGATGATATGGCGGTCCACCATTCCAACTCCGAAGAAAGTTCCGGCGAAAGATCTCAGCGACTTACGAGTCGGCTAGAGACGTATGCTGCCTGCTTCCCTTCCAGGATGCAACATCTTGTCAGCCATCCCATCCAGTCTTTCATAAACTAGCCAGTCAGAAATTGCTGTTCGAGTCAACCCTGGCAAATGATGAAACTCGACCCGGCTTCCATACCCAGGACACTTTGTAGACCGATTGAGAAGACCAGCTTCATGGTGCACGCGAGTCCCTCATGCGGAAGTTTTAAGTCAAATTAGTCGATGTATGGAGCACTCGACACGCCGCTACGCGATCGACTGGCAGATCCCCGAAGATACAGCCCAGTGCTGCCAGCCTGGATGGACTTTCTTTCACGAGACCAGACATTAACAAGAGATATTCCTTAGCTCTTTTCTTTGAAGAACCAGGTTGGTACCCACATCAAAATGCCTACCTGTTTTGGTATAGTTGGGCTGATAGACTTGAATGTCCTGGTGTTGCTTTCCTGCCTTGGTCAAAGACCTGTCCTCAGGTGAAGAAGAGTAACACGCAGGCTTCGTCACCAAAACCATAGCTCGGACCTGCTCAGGTGGGCAAAGCCGGCAGAAACGAGACTTCTATCAAGAGACTGCCGTCCGCTTGCGTGTCTTGAGAcaattactccgtacagaaCTGCAGAATGGTCATAGCAGCCGACTACTTGGTGCTGGTCTGTGCTCCCGCCGCACCACAAGTGaactcaagtctggtctaGTACTTCCCGGAAAGAGGATGTgacggagtacggagtatcgTGGTGGGTAGGTATGGATTACAGGGTTCCGCAAGTGTTCCGCAGCAATATACAGCCAACACGACAATTTCCCGCCCTCCTTTCGGCATGGTCCCGAGAATGAAGGCACAAGTTGCACACATGGTCGCATTTTGAGACCGGATATGTGATTGGTGGCTGAGTTCGTGGTACACAACCGCTTCTAACTCGAGGATGATGCCAACCGCTTGAATTTCATTCAACTATGCCCCGTTCCTTGTGTggaagaaggaagacgaGTACGGGGTATATGAGCAGGCGTTGAGTGTGGCTCGGTGGCTTCCACACTGCCGATGGAACACAGCATTTACCAAACATCACGATCTTGCACAAATTCTTTGATACGCCACAGACAGGGGCACTAGAGACAAGCAATTGACCAAGAAGTCTTGTCTCCACACTGGCCATGCGAACATGGGGCCTTTTCTCCAGGTCCCTTGCAATGGTCGGAGGCCCACTGTGTGCTACTCATATCAAGATATGCTCATACTTGTCTCCACAAGGCCGGACATCTGTAGCTGACCTTTTTACACGCCGTCAATGCAGAGGGACGAATGTGCTGCGAGGTTTCATCACACATTCCAGACTCCCTGGGGCTGGCATTGGTCTACAGCTTCAAAGCCTCGTGATTCGTCATGGGCTGCCATGCCTCTAGCCGTCGACTCTCGCACACCTCTAGCATAGAGTGGTCTGGTAGCATAACCAGTTCATCAACAAGTGTCTGGCCATGTCTTCTGATACACCCTTGCTACCAAGACCAATGTTGGCCCAACTGCGTACCTGAGCAAACACTCATCCTCACCTTCGGGATATCCAAGGTCGGATAAGGCCAGCACAGCTTTTCCACGAAAGCGTAGGAAAGCTTCTGCTTGGTGGACAATATCGACAATAGTTGCAAGGAATTTGGCCCTTATTTGGGGAATTTCATGAGTCGAAGTGCTCGATGGTTGACAGCAGGGACTCGTGATTTGACCGGAAGTTGGTCGAACTCTTTGAATCAGTGTCGACGGCCGCGACTGGTTTACCTGACCGGGTTTCCCACGGATTAGTGTACTGAGCGCCAACGTTTGGCTTCGAGCTGCCACTGGCCGATGGACGGAGCATTCTGCTCACATAGCTGGCTCATCGACTGAGGCTGGAGTATAGTATCGGATCCGAAATCGCGTCGTGACATAAACTTTCTACCATACCAGGGAACGACTGGCAGGCAGTCTAaacgccatctccatcttgcaGTTACTCCCCCCCCACAACCCGGGCACTTTGCGGCTTGCGCAGCATCACAGTCTGGAAATCGGAGCACAATGAGCCTCTCGTTTTGGCATCACAGAGTTCCATAGAAAGGACCATGTGTCTAAGGCTTAAGCTACCGGGGCCTGGCTCTAGGTACACTGTCACTGACTAGCCGGGGTCATGCCATTGCTCCATCTGGAAGCCATGCACATATGCGTCCCACCAGCTACTTTTGGACCGCTCCTTTCATAAAGTATTGCCTCACTCCCCCCCACGACTCTCCATTCATAATATCTGCCTCTCTCCAAATGAGCCAAGGGCCTAGGTCCAGTTCTTACAGTGCTTTCTGACTCGACAGTCTTTACGCGATCTCAACGGCCCTGCATCATACCAAGCAAGTGCTTGAATCCCCAGGAAGAGAGCACCGACTCGTGGAACATAAACAGACACGGCCTTGGCGTGTGCACTTGCCATGTTTCTGGTAACACGCGTGcagagtcaagtcaacaAAGTCTAAGGCTGGTTATTACAACCACCCCACGGGGACCAAGTTCTTGGGCTCAGGCTCTAGTATCCTGGTTCAACCCTGATTACGCAGTATTTACTGCAGAGAGCCCGCTTCACCGACCTTGTGATAGTCATcgttattattattataacCCAGCAGCGCTACGCTGTAGAAGAACCTTGCTCCTTCAATCTCCCTTGTTCATTTACAGCCCACCTACAACTgcaagtcttcttcttcacccgATTTTCGGCATACAAGAGGATTCGACTGGTTTAGAGCATTAGTTACATTGCTCTGTATGCTCTTACTTTGACCACtgctgaagagcaagaatATCTACACCATCTACATCTCAATTTTGGCAAAGGGTTCCGGTATTTCTGGGGCATTGTATATCAACTCCCGTCGGATGGTGCGACATGCATGTGCCAGGTCCTTTTTCAAATTAATTTAGAGTATCGCCACTGCCGACCCTCTCTGTCGTTAATTACCGGTGCTCATCCTACAGGACGACTTGCCAGGTGTCACTCGCAAAACTTTGTCTCCGTTACCTCTCATCTTATTTCAACAAAGACTTCTAACCAAAtcataaaaaaaaaaagcccTCTCGATGCTCATCACAAGGCTTTGCGATACAACGGATCACAGCCACTGGCCCTGCAACCACTATAATCGGCCTCCAAGCCGCCCTCAAAGTTCACGCATGTCCGAAAAGCAGAACCTTCCACCGCCAGTAGACCCGGAATGGCAGGGTCAATATTCCTATCATCGTCAGATAGAAAATGAACACTATCAACGACTACCAGGAGACGCGAGGAATAGTCTGATAAGGAGTAGAACGAATCCTCCTGCTTCCACTGCGCACCAGGGCCAAGGGCAGAACTACAAAAGAGAAATCGCGTCCCAGGAACCGGCAAATCACATAGAAAACTCAGCACTACGACGAAACCAGCAAATGTCCTCTACATTTGGCAATACGAATACAGGCTTAAAACTAGACCCTACCGGCCGTGACGCTTTGGGAATGGAGGCATTCGCTTATCCCCGACTGACAGATGGAAACAGTCTGTATAGATCTCACACTGATCCAGTTTCAGGCACTGAGATAAGCCAGTCCGACAGAGACGATAAGGACCTCAGCCTTCACCAGGACGTTGAGTTAGATGTggaggacgacgacgttGATGATAACGAACGAGACCTTCTCTCCCAGCGTCAAACGGTAGCAGAGCGGCTTGCAGCACGACGCAAGATGAAAAGATTTCGGTGCGTCATTTGCTCTAAAATAGGACTCAAGAGACATGAATATCAGGGTATATTGTCAATGCTAACTCTGGAAAGACTCACACACCAGCAAACCAGATTTCTGATGAGCGAGTTTGCAAAACAGCCCCATCCCGATGTCACCCACAGAGAGCGCCTATCTAGGGAAATTCCTGGATTGAGCCCTcgacaagtccaagtctggtttcAAAATAGGTGAGAAAGGATTTACAAGCAAGATGGATTGTAGACTTATTAAGTAAAATAGGCGTGCCAAAATCAAGCGCCTTACGGCGCATGACCGCGACAGAATGATTCGCATGCGGGCAGTTCCggacgactttgacaatgtaCAGGCACTGCATTCACCTTATGGTGCATCTACTTACATTGGGCCGCCAATGTCATCATCGAATCTGGCATCTATGACCAGCTCCTTTGGAAATCACGGGGTCAGGCCTGTAATGGTTGACATGAGGAGGCCTGGCGGAGAGGCATACATTTCTCCCACAGGCCTCTCACATTCATTCggtggcatcgacatcggccACTCAGGCGCTATGGCTAGCTCCGACATGGTGTCTCCATCGAATCCGATTTACCACGACCGATACGTTACCAGTAGCCCTTCTGCCGCATCTACCCCTGGACTAGGACACTGGACTCCGAATGCCTACTGGGGCTCTACTCCAGGCAGCATGGAAAATGCATCGCAATTTGGTCGACAAGGGCTACGAGACTCAAATTCAGTACAAGGCAGGGATTGGAACTCTCGACACGCGTCTGATATGGCGCAAACGCCAATGAGTCTCTACGGCGGTGGGACACCTGTGTCCAACTCGACGGAAAGGCAAATGAGTTATCCTACCTCCAACACAAATTCTACAGCGGGAAGCTCGTTTGGAGGTTACGAGGTGCAAGCTTATTCCAGTAAGTAAATTCGAACGATGAACATGCACATCATCAAGGCGGATGGAGGTTTGCTAACTAAACCATGGCATAGACCACGCGGGGATGGCAAGTCGAGGAACGGGGCATTCCGCAGAATTGGAAGAGACTGGCTCGGCTCGGGTTCGGACCACTTCCGCATCAGCTCCGTCATCACTAGCTACAGATATCGCATGTAGAGACCCGTTACGATCCTCGAGATTGGCACCAGTGTCCGGTCCACAGCAGGATAGACCGCAGGGGCTGCCGTCACTGAAGTCAGACACGTCACCATCCACGGCAAGGCACACGCCCGGCCCATTATCAGCACCTCTGGACATGTCTACACCGCAATCATTTCGCCTGCAGACGGACAAGCCTAGAGAATATTCCTCTTCGCAGCTTAGCGCGCCGATCACGGCGACGAGCGACGTCCATCGAAACTTTCATTCGCCGTCCTCGAATCGAAATACCAGCACCGGTCCGCTAAAGGATTTGTTTGGGCACGGTGTGTTGTAAATAAGTCGACCACGAAGATATTGAATCTTTTGGAACACACTTTGAAAAACTTGTATAAATCGCACATTTACGCAAAGAATATTAAATGTATATTGATTGGCCAGTCGAGTCTCAGCCCAACGCGTGGATACTTTGATGATATTACTGGGTATACTGCACGGGGACTCAGGTACGCCCAAGAAAACGAGAGAGTTGACGATGATACCCGACAACAGATAGATACGCAATGAATCGATTGGTCTTTTTAGATGCTTGGTCACTGCTCGTACAGCATGTACCCTGCGGCTTGTCGAATGCCATGTTCACGGGTTCCACAGGAGAGATGAGATCACGGTATCAGTTGCGACGGCGCATTGTACGTGGGATTTTATTGATTGTGCCCCGGGAGTCTGGAAGTCGGCAGGGTTATGGGGCGGCATACGCGATAGAGGCAcacctactccgtacctgTGCGGCGGTGGTGCATTGGGATACATCTCTTGGAGGTGAGGGGAACACATGACGAGtacgatgatgacgacgacgatgatgatgaacaaggTCATAGCACTTAATAAAGGGACGGAAG is a window of Pochonia chlamydosporia 170 chromosome 5, whole genome shotgun sequence DNA encoding:
- a CDS encoding homeobox transcription factor (similar to Metarhizium acridum CQMa 102 XP_007815938.1), whose translation is MSEKQNLPPPVDPEWQGQYSYHRQIENEHYQRLPGDARNSLIRSRTNPPASTAHQGQGQNYKREIASQEPANHIENSALRRNQQMSSTFGNTNTGLKLDPTGRDALGMEAFAYPRLTDGNSLYRSHTDPVSGTEISQSDRDDKDLSLHQDVELDVEDDDVDDNERDLLSQRQTVAERLAARRKMKRFRLTHQQTRFLMSEFAKQPHPDVTHRERLSREIPGLSPRQVQVWFQNRRAKIKRLTAHDRDRMIRMRAVPDDFDNVQALHSPYGASTYIGPPMSSSNLASMTSSFGNHGVRPVMVDMRRPGGEAYISPTGLSHSFGGIDIGHSGAMASSDMVSPSNPIYHDRYVTSSPSAASTPGLGHWTPNAYWGSTPGSMENASQFGRQGLRDSNSVQGRDWNSRHASDMAQTPMSLYGGGTPVSNSTERQMSYPTSNTNSTAGSSFGGYEVQAYSNHAGMASRGTGHSAELEETGSARVRTTSASAPSSLATDIACRDPLRSSRLAPVSGPQQDRPQGLPSLKSDTSPSTARHTPGPLSAPLDMSTPQSFRLQTDKPREYSSSQLSAPITATSDVHRNFHSPSSNRNTSTGPLKDLFGHGVL
- a CDS encoding 3-hydroxybutyryl-CoA dehydrogenase (similar to Verticillium alfalfae VaMs.102 XP_003008551.1) — its product is MASSIVRMRTLGAARQVRSFSCTARRSAADVKTLGVIGAGQMGLGIALVAAQRAQVPVHLIDTSDKALSKGLAFADKLLAKDVSKSRITQEQADQARALLKPSTNMEDLSAVDFVIEAVPEIPKLKFDIFGNLAKICPKHAILATNTSSISITKIAAATTTDPTDTSASSRVVSTHFMNPVPVQKGVEIISGLQTSKETLDTAVEFCKKLGKITSVSADTPGFLANRILMPYINEAVICLETGVGDRDSIDAIMKNGTNVPMGPLQLADFIGLDTCLSIMKVLYNETGDSKYRPSVLLGKMVDAGWLGKKSGKGFYDY